The sequence AGCTTGGCACTATCCACAGCTATGTCGCCCAGCATGTCGGTAACCGAGTAACGGGTCATGGCCAGCATCTTATCGTCGAGATGCTTAAAGTTGGTGATACGCAACTGGCGCTGACTCAGCATCAGCCAATAGGCATTGGTAGCAGCGGCATATCGCAGGGGTGTGCCCTCCTTTATCATCTTCTCGGCACGCACCAAGTCGGTAATGGCACCTTCGGCACGACCACGAATCAGGGCTGTATCAATATCCATCTGGGCGGTATATCGTTTCAGGCGGATGTCAACGGCTGTATCAAACATATGGCGTTCCTTGGCCACAAACACAGGCAGACAATCCAATGTGGGCATGACGGCAATCTTGAGTGCAGCCGAATCCTCACGCCACAACTTCAAACGCTGCTCACGCGAGAGGCGTTTGGTTTCTTCGTACGACTGCCCGCAAGCAGCGAGCATTACGAGAGCTATGAATGCTAAAACTAATTTCTTCATAATCGAGTGCAAAGGTACAATTTTTTTTTTAATTTTCAATTTTCAATTATCAATTTTAAATTATTATTATTACCTTTGCACACAATATGGCAAAAGATAAGATAGCATACGTTTGTTCCAACTGCGGACAGGAATCGCCTAAGTGGATTGGCAAGTGCCCTGCCTGCGGACAATGGAACACGTTTAAGGAGATAAAAGTAGCTCCCAGTTCAACCCCTAAAACGGCTGCAGCAAGGGGCGGTTTAAGCGCGGGCACATCAGCCCAGTCGTCGGCTTTGCATGCAGGTAAGGTGCTGCGATTGCGCGACATCAGTTCAAAGGACGACCCACGTATCGACATGCACGATGCCGAACTGAACCGTGTACTGGGTGGCGGATTGGTGCCTGGAAGTATCGTGCTGCTAGGTGGCGAGCCTGGTATCGGCAAATCAACCCTTTCGCTACAAACGATGCTGAACA is a genomic window of Xylanibacter ruminicola 23 containing:
- a CDS encoding ABC transporter substrate-binding protein, with translation MKKLVLAFIALVMLAACGQSYEETKRLSREQRLKLWREDSAALKIAVMPTLDCLPVFVAKERHMFDTAVDIRLKRYTAQMDIDTALIRGRAEGAITDLVRAEKMIKEGTPLRYAAATNAYWLMLSQRQLRITNFKHLDDKMLAMTRYSVTDMLGDIAVDSAKLAPERVFRIQINDVNIRLKMLENNEMDAMLLTEPQASQALLKKHHVLLDTRKEDMQMGALVFRTKNMDDKTRQHQMEVFMKGYKQACDSINHFGVTHYKEILKKYYGLTPQAISALPDSLKFTYQAPRQKDIDRAKNWLEKKKK